DNA sequence from the Acidobacteriota bacterium genome:
CCATACCGATCGGCGCCTATTGTCGCCGATTGTGTGCCGATCGTCAACACGAACCGTAGCCTGGCGGGAAGCGGCTCCGACCGATGCCCGGGGCGCGATCCTGCAAGCGGCGCCTCCCGTTACGGGTATACTCCGCGGCTCGACAGCGGTCGGCACCGCAGCCACGGCCCGAATCCGCGTCCCCGTCGTCTAGCCAGGTCAGGACTCCAGCCTTTCAAGCTGGCAACACGGGTTCGAATCCCGTTGGGGACACTACAGAGTCTTCGCGGGACTCGGGCCGCCTCGACGTGTGGTGGCCCTCGGGGGAGAACACGGTCTGCCTGCGCGCCGCCCCGTCGGTGATCACCCGGACCCGGCCGCGACGGGTCTCGAACAGCTGCGGCGCGATGACGTTGGCGACGGCGATCGAGTCGTGCTGGTAGGTGACCGGCCGACCCCGGCTCTGCTGGTAGAACCTGGCGTACTGGCGGTTGATGCGCTCGAGAAACGCGCCGGCCCGGCCCCCGTTCTCGCGCAGACGCTCGAGGTACTCGGCGTCCATCGAGCCTTCCTCGTCGTAGGTCACGTCGAGACCCACCATGGTGACCGGCCAGTCGAAGCGGAACACGCTGTCCAGGGCATGGGGATCGTTCCACGCGTTGGCCTCGCCGACGGTGGTCTTGTTGCCGCGCTCGCCGGCGAAGCCGACCGCGCCACCCATGATCACGACCCGCCCCACCTCTTCCACGATGCTCGGCCGGATCAGCTGGGCGAGCAGCAGGTTGGTCGCCGGTCCGACCGCGACGACGGCGATCTCGCCCGGATGGGCGGCGATCGTCCGCGCCAGGTACTCGGGGGCGGAGAGCGACGCCTCGGTGACCGTCGGCGCGATCGCCTCCTCTACGTCCCCCAGGCCGTCGGCGCCGTGGACGAAGGCCGGGGGCTGGGGCGCCGGGTGATGGAGGGGGGCTGCCGCTCCGCGATAGACCTGTGCCGGAATGTCGAACTTCTGCTTGAGGTAGAGGGCGTTGCGGGTCCCCTGGTCGATGTCGGCGTTGCCGAAGACGGTGGTGATGCCGAGCAGGTCGATGGCGGGGGAGTAGTGGGCCAGCAGCACCGCGAAGGCGTCGTCGATGCCGATGTCGACGTCGAGGATCATCTTGTGGCGGCGGGCGGCGCGAGGAGGGCGGCCCGGGCCAGGAAGGAGCGTCGCGAAGAGCCCCGGCCGGCGGGCGGATCCAGCGAGCTCACTCCGGGGTCGCCTGACGCATCATCAGGTCGGCGTAGAGGTCGTAGAAGCGCTCCAGATCGAGGTCGAACTGCACCCAGGCCTTGCGCAGGTCCGGCGGGTGCTGCTGATCGAGCTCCCAGGCCAGGGTGTAGCCGTAGTTGATGCCGTGGTCGATGTCGACATCGACGTACATCTCGCGCTGCTCGGTGATCAACGTCGGATCGAGTAGCGCCGCGACGCTGATCTCGTCCCACATGAAGATCCACGGCACCCAGTCGGGATCGGCGTCGGGTGGGGAAGTACGATGGAACTCCTTGATGTACTGGGCGATCGGGTTCGGCGACTGCCCGATGCGCGCGACCAGCTCCTCGCTGTGGCGGGTCTTGACCGAGATGTCCACCGGCGTGATGGTGATCTTCTTCCACGGGGCACGCAGCACCATCCGCGCGGCCTCCGGGTCCCACATCCAGTTGAACTCCTTCTGGTACTCCGCCTTGTCGATACCGCCGCCCATCAGGACGAGCTCCTTGGCCTTGGCCGGAAGCTCGGGGTCCAGCATCAGGGCCATGGCGATGTTGGTCAGCGGCCCGCCGCCCCAGATCACCACCTCTCCCGGATGCTCGTTGACCGCCTCGACCATGAAGTTGGCGGCGTGGCCGGTCGCCGGCTCGGTGGTGGGCTCGCCCTCGGGCAGCGGCACCCGCTCGTAGGGGCCCGGCATGCCGTCATTCCAGGCGCCCTTGTAGAGATGCTCCCCGTACATCACCTCCCAGCGCTCGGCCTCCGCCTTGCTGTTGAGGAAGGGAAAGACGGCGCCGCGGTAGACCGGGATGTCGGTGCGTCCCGCGATCTCGAGGGCGCGGAGGGTGTGGAGGGT
Encoded proteins:
- a CDS encoding nucleoside hydrolase; the protein is MKRSAVVLLSALLAAMAGSSPAVGEKLKVIVDQDARGPCSTDMQSVLMFVQSPDVEVLGITIVSGDLWMEQETLHTLRALEIAGRTDIPVYRGAVFPFLNSKAEAERWEVMYGEHLYKGAWNDGMPGPYERVPLPEGEPTTEPATGHAANFMVEAVNEHPGEVVIWGGGPLTNIAMALMLDPELPAKAKELVLMGGGIDKAEYQKEFNWMWDPEAARMVLRAPWKKITITPVDISVKTRHSEELVARIGQSPNPIAQYIKEFHRTSPPDADPDWVPWIFMWDEISVAALLDPTLITEQREMYVDVDIDHGINYGYTLAWELDQQHPPDLRKAWVQFDLDLERFYDLYADLMMRQATPE